A genomic region of Runella rosea contains the following coding sequences:
- the frr gene encoding ribosome recycling factor yields MEEVEFYLEDAKDTMDRAIKHLTIELAKIRAGKASPSMLDGIQVEYYGVMSPLNNVASITTPDARTITIKPFEKKLIGEIEKAIRNSNVGLAPNNDGENIRLSIPMLTEERRRDLVKRVKQEIETAKVNIRNIRQSTNGDIRKLTKEGVSEDEVKIGEERVQKLTDGFISKVDQIFAAKEQDIMSV; encoded by the coding sequence ATGGAAGAAGTCGAATTTTATCTCGAAGACGCCAAAGATACGATGGACCGAGCAATCAAGCACTTGACCATCGAGTTAGCAAAAATCCGTGCGGGAAAAGCATCACCGTCGATGTTGGACGGAATTCAGGTGGAATATTACGGAGTCATGTCGCCGCTCAACAACGTAGCTTCCATCACAACCCCCGATGCGCGTACGATTACCATCAAGCCGTTTGAGAAAAAACTGATTGGGGAAATAGAAAAAGCCATCCGGAATAGCAACGTTGGATTGGCCCCCAATAACGACGGTGAGAACATTCGTCTTAGTATTCCGATGCTGACCGAAGAGCGTCGACGCGATTTGGTAAAACGCGTAAAACAAGAAATTGAAACCGCAAAGGTCAACATCCGGAACATCCGCCAAAGCACCAACGGCGATATTCGTAAACTGACCAAAGAAGGCGTGTCGGAAGATGAAGTGAAAATCGGAGAAGAGCGCGTTCAGAAATTAACCGACGGTTTTATTTCAAAAGTAGACCAAATCTTTGCCGCAAAAGAGCAGGATATTATGTCGGTCTAA
- a CDS encoding rhodanese-like domain-containing protein, with protein MDITVEELKKRIESGEKINLIDVREDYEYEDDNIGGQLIPLGELPHRIHEIEDLKDEEILVHCRSGKRSETAQRFMQSQGFTNVRNVIGGMLAYRELD; from the coding sequence ATGGATATTACCGTAGAAGAATTAAAAAAACGCATTGAAAGCGGAGAGAAAATCAACCTCATCGACGTACGTGAAGATTACGAATACGAAGATGACAACATCGGAGGGCAGCTTATTCCACTAGGTGAGCTTCCACACCGCATCCACGAAATTGAAGACCTCAAAGACGAAGAAATTTTGGTACACTGCCGCTCAGGCAAACGCAGCGAAACTGCCCAACGGTTTATGCAAAGCCAAGGTTTCACCAACGTTCGCAACGTCATTGGTGGCATGTTGGCCTACCGAGAATTGGACTAG